In the genome of Natronomonas salina, the window CCGGGCTACCCCGTCGCCGCCATCGTCAACGCCGTCCAGTTCCTCCGGCCGCTGATCAAGCACCTCGGCCGGATGCCGGCCGAGCCGCTGCCGACCCGGGAGGCCACGCTGACCCGGAAGATCAGGAGCGAGCCGGGCGTCAAGACGTTCGTCCGCGTTCAACTGGACGAGACGGCGGACGGTCTCGAGGCGACGCCCACGCGAGCGAGCGGGTCGGGCGTCCTCTCCAGCGTCGCGCTCGCGGACGGGTGGGTAGTCGTCGAGGAACAGCGCGAGGGCGTCCCCGAGGGCGAGACCGTGACCGTCGAGAACTGGGAGTACAACCAGTAGACCGTGCGACTGGGTGGCAGACGCGCTCCGGCCGTCCGTCAGGAGTAGCGGCAACATTTCGGCTGTCCTCCGATTCTCCGCGACACCAGTCGGTGATGAAACCGCCGCCTGACCCAAAGCCGATGCCGTGGATGGACGCGTAGCGACAGTGGGGGCGGTAGCGAAGTCTCCTGCCTGAAGAGGGGGCGGTCGCGTGCTGGGTTCCGAATGGGAGAGACCCCCTGTCGCACCAAGCGGAGAATATTGCTCTTTCCGAGATGAGTGAGGAATAATTGCGGGTTGACGAGCCCATACAAGAGGGTAGTGAATAGAGAAGGTCCAATGACACGACGGTATTCACGACGGTCTGTGGTTCAGTTCGCTGGTGCGGGGACGGTCGCTGCACTGGCTGGCTGTACCGGCGGCGGCGACAGCGGTGATGCGGTCAGGATCTCCGGCGGCGTCGGGCCGCTGCCGATGGTAGAGGTGTGGGCGGACCTCTACGAGGAGGAGCACGACACGACGTTCGACATCTCCGGCGGCGGCACCGGCGTCGGGGTCTCGGACGTCCTGAACGGGCAGGTCGACATCGCGATGATGGGTCGGGAACCCCAGCAGGAGGAGAACGACCAGGGGCTGTTCGCCGTCCCGATGCTGATCGACACCGTGGTCGCCACGGTCAACGAGAACAACCCGGTCCTCGACGAGATCCAGTCGCAGGGGCTCACCCGCGAGGACCTCGAGGCCATCTTCACGCGGGAGGTCACTACCTGGGGCGAGGTCGTCGGCACCGACGCCGACGAGGAGATCGTCGTCTACGGTCGATCGGACGCCTCCGCGGCCTACAAGAAGTGGGGCGACTTCCTGGGCGGCGAGGACGGCGCGTACACCGAGAGCGAACTCGAGGACCTCGCCGACGCGAACCACAACGGCGACCAGCCGGTCGCCGAGGCCGTCGGCAGCAACGAGAACGCCATCTCGATGAACAACATCAACTACGTCTACGACCTCTCCAGCGGGGAACTCGAGGGCAACATCCGGCCGGTCCCCCTGGACCGGGACGGCGACGGACTCTCCGAGGAGGAGGACTTCTACGAGACGCGGGACGAGTTCCTCTCGGCCGTCGAGGCGGGCGACTACCCCTCGCCGCCGGCCCGGGAGATGTTCCTCGCCTCGGACGAGG includes:
- a CDS encoding PstS family phosphate ABC transporter substrate-binding protein, giving the protein MTRRYSRRSVVQFAGAGTVAALAGCTGGGDSGDAVRISGGVGPLPMVEVWADLYEEEHDTTFDISGGGTGVGVSDVLNGQVDIAMMGREPQQEENDQGLFAVPMLIDTVVATVNENNPVLDEIQSQGLTREDLEAIFTREVTTWGEVVGTDADEEIVVYGRSDASAAYKKWGDFLGGEDGAYTESELEDLADANHNGDQPVAEAVGSNENAISMNNINYVYDLSSGELEGNIRPVPLDRDGDGLSEEEDFYETRDEFLSAVEAGDYPSPPAREMFLASDEGFEGEAADFVEWVLSDGQEYVRENGYVPLDDQRLEEAQTKLEEGP